The following are encoded together in the Rhinopithecus roxellana isolate Shanxi Qingling chromosome 5, ASM756505v1, whole genome shotgun sequence genome:
- the LOC115897412 gene encoding LOW QUALITY PROTEIN: putative HIG1 domain family member 2B (The sequence of the model RefSeq protein was modified relative to this genomic sequence to represent the inferred CDS: inserted 1 base in 1 codon) yields MATPGSVTLEAPFESSKPPVIEGFXPTVYSNPEGFKEKFLRKTRENTVVPIGCLGTAAALTKGLYCFHQGNSQCSQLKMLARIAAQGFTVAAILLGLAATTMKSPP; encoded by the exons ATGGCGACTCCAGGCTCTGTGACTCTGGAGGCCCCCTTTGAATCATCGAAGCCTCCCGTCATTGAGGGGT AGCCCACTGTTTACAGCAATCCAGAGGGTTTCAAGGAAAAGTTCCTTCGCAAGACGCGCGAGAACACGGTGGTACCCATAGGTTGCCTGGGCACGGCGGCCGCCCTCACCAAAGGCCTCTACTGCTTCCACCAGGGCAACAGCCAGTGCTCACAGCTCAAGATGCTCGCCCGGATCGCCGCCCAGGGCTTCACCGTCGCAGCCATCTTGCTGGGTCTGGCTGCCACCACTATGAAGTCTCCACCCTGA